A genomic stretch from Streptomyces venezuelae ATCC 10712 includes:
- a CDS encoding hemerythrin domain-containing protein, protein MAVILEDHRTMEDLFRRMRSVEADRAAALKEFAALLIAHGEAEEAEVYGALKRFKGVDDEEVEHGSEEHDEGNAALLKLLEVEDVGSDKWDTRLEELVEAVTHHLDEEERTILNGARESVPDERRAELGRAFLEERAKQLAADCGRVENVRAIVNRS, encoded by the coding sequence GTGGCGGTCATCCTCGAGGATCACCGCACCATGGAGGACCTCTTCCGGCGCATGCGCAGCGTCGAGGCCGACCGCGCCGCCGCCCTGAAGGAGTTCGCGGCGCTGCTCATCGCCCACGGCGAGGCGGAGGAGGCCGAGGTCTACGGAGCCCTCAAGCGCTTCAAGGGCGTCGACGACGAAGAAGTGGAGCACGGCTCCGAGGAGCACGACGAGGGCAACGCGGCGCTGCTGAAGCTGCTCGAGGTGGAGGACGTCGGCTCCGACAAGTGGGACACGCGCCTGGAGGAGCTGGTGGAGGCGGTCACCCACCACCTGGACGAGGAGGAGCGGACGATCCTCAACGGCGCCAGGGAGAGCGTCCCCGACGAGCGCCGGGCCGAGCTGGGCAGGGCGTTCCTGGAGGAGCGCGCGAAGCAGCTGGCGGCGGACTGCGGCCGCGTGGAGAACGTGCGCGCGATCGTGAACCGCTCCTGA
- a CDS encoding MarR family winged helix-turn-helix transcriptional regulator → MLDTGPLEVLARLHRSYLRYNTRLTASIEPHGLSVAGFDVLTALRRAGRPHRLTAGQLADSSLVSSAGVTLRIDRLEKDGLIVRERDDDDRRVVYSRLTEKGLATVDTVFAEHLDNERRMLAGLSPSERRQLARLLRKLEVSIVTSDEEPPGTTP, encoded by the coding sequence ATGCTGGACACCGGCCCGCTGGAGGTACTCGCCCGCCTCCACCGCTCCTACCTGCGCTACAACACCCGGCTCACCGCTTCGATCGAGCCCCACGGCCTCTCCGTGGCCGGCTTCGACGTCCTCACCGCGCTGCGCCGGGCGGGCCGGCCCCACCGGCTCACCGCCGGGCAGCTCGCCGACTCGAGCCTGGTGTCGTCGGCGGGGGTGACCCTGCGGATCGACCGCCTGGAGAAGGACGGCCTCATCGTCCGCGAACGGGACGACGACGACCGCCGCGTCGTCTACTCCCGGCTCACCGAGAAGGGCCTCGCGACGGTGGACACGGTGTTCGCCGAGCACCTCGACAACGAGCGCCGCATGCTCGCCGGCCTCTCCCCCTCCGAACGCCGCCAGCTCGCCCGCCTGCTGCGGAAGCTGGAGGTCTCGATCGTCACCTCGGACGAGGAACCGCCGGGCACCACGCCGTAG
- a CDS encoding PDR/VanB family oxidoreductase, giving the protein MSENPLQLIVHRMTREAEGVLSVELAHPDGKPLPAWTPGAHIDVHVGGHVRQYSLCGDPHDQGAYRIGVLDEPASRGGSRFVHTALRPGQTLTVSAPRNHFALEDAAAYVLVAGGIGITPLLAMAREAARRGAEWRLVYGGRSRASMAFTAELALLGGEVTLVPQDERGHIDLDAELSRLPDGALVYACGPEPLLAAVEERCPQGQLRTERFTAPTVERAEDDGEFEVECRTSGLTLRVDAHSSILDAAENAGIAVDSSCRDGICGSCETRVLEGTPDHRDFLLSEAEQAAGATMMICVSRCASGRLVLDL; this is encoded by the coding sequence ATGAGCGAGAACCCGCTGCAACTGATCGTCCACCGCATGACACGGGAGGCCGAGGGCGTACTGTCCGTCGAACTCGCCCACCCCGACGGCAAGCCGCTGCCCGCCTGGACGCCGGGCGCCCACATCGACGTCCACGTCGGGGGCCACGTCCGCCAGTACAGCCTGTGCGGCGACCCGCACGACCAGGGCGCGTACCGGATCGGCGTCCTCGACGAACCCGCCTCACGCGGCGGTTCGCGCTTCGTGCACACCGCACTGCGCCCCGGCCAGACCCTCACGGTCTCCGCACCCCGCAACCACTTCGCCCTCGAGGACGCCGCCGCGTACGTCCTCGTCGCCGGCGGCATCGGCATCACGCCCCTGCTCGCCATGGCCCGCGAGGCGGCCCGCCGGGGCGCCGAGTGGCGCCTGGTCTACGGCGGCCGGAGCCGGGCGTCGATGGCCTTCACCGCCGAACTGGCCCTGCTCGGCGGCGAGGTGACCCTCGTCCCGCAGGACGAACGCGGCCACATCGACCTGGACGCCGAGCTGTCCCGGCTGCCCGACGGCGCCCTCGTCTACGCCTGCGGCCCGGAACCCCTCCTCGCGGCCGTCGAGGAACGCTGTCCGCAAGGACAGCTGCGCACCGAACGGTTCACCGCCCCCACCGTCGAACGCGCAGAAGACGACGGAGAGTTCGAGGTCGAGTGCCGCACCTCGGGCCTGACGCTCCGGGTCGACGCACACTCCTCGATCCTCGACGCCGCCGAGAACGCCGGGATCGCCGTCGACAGCTCCTGCCGCGACGGCATCTGCGGCTCCTGCGAGACCCGCGTCCTCGAAGGCACCCCGGACCACCGCGACTTCCTCCTCAGCGAGGCGGAACAGGCCGCCGGCGCCACCATGATGATCTGCGTCTCGCGGTGCGCCTCCGGCCGGCTCGTCCTCGACCTGTGA
- a CDS encoding recombinase-like helix-turn-helix domain-containing protein — MTHPPTHGWPYLDVHQSRSHEPTPYEYKLAATLEEVFTHEGHELTDVVRGLNARKVHTPDGAPWTEESFRAEMNRLGA, encoded by the coding sequence GTGACCCACCCCCCGACCCACGGCTGGCCGTACCTGGACGTCCACCAGTCCCGTTCCCACGAGCCCACGCCGTACGAGTACAAGCTCGCCGCCACCCTCGAAGAGGTCTTCACCCACGAGGGCCACGAACTCACCGACGTGGTCCGCGGACTCAACGCCCGCAAGGTGCACACCCCCGACGGCGCGCCCTGGACCGAGGAGTCCTTCCGCGCCGAGATGAACCGCCTGGGAGCCTGA
- a CDS encoding glycoside hydrolase family 26 protein, which translates to MRRRTFITGLGAAVAGAGLPGLVAGSAVAAPLIAPTLTGRDPAASLNARAVYAQLVKLENNARSGNRPMTVIGQHIEGQQELYNASYGDAGGTTHVGYYYKKARDITGKLPGFLEIDLGPGYGAADGWGAYGDRSYNRPLGLPTGRRQWQYVDDVVDVATGVWKGLPRAADGTYNPSGVMVRADGGSAALANGGAAAGIVGMSFHQPYPGSPLKDWSRVLTQVEGQHPGGSAGNPVATLTTDQAWFDRVVDWESNTPEYRALLADLGFLATSLSYFAAYDVPVLLRPYHEMNGGWFWWGGRTPASYKKLWRITYDYLVKTKGLHNLIFVWSPNAWHPLGDDVPWNYYPGADVVDVVGVDDYDPHSTASDLTHTYYTGLVDYAKPRILAETWNMPITASGSNALTRSPWVIWNIWGSGMTRTDINSNADVKATYYASGQVYTGGSGTGLGQNFDWGSVHAH; encoded by the coding sequence ATGCGCAGGCGTACGTTCATCACCGGCCTCGGTGCCGCCGTCGCGGGCGCGGGGCTGCCGGGGCTCGTCGCGGGGAGCGCGGTCGCCGCGCCCCTCATCGCGCCCACCCTGACCGGCCGGGACCCGGCCGCCTCGCTCAACGCCCGCGCCGTGTACGCCCAGTTGGTGAAGCTGGAGAACAACGCGCGCTCCGGGAACCGGCCGATGACGGTGATCGGTCAGCACATCGAGGGCCAGCAGGAGCTGTACAACGCCTCGTACGGCGACGCGGGCGGCACCACGCACGTCGGCTACTACTACAAGAAGGCCCGGGACATCACCGGCAAGCTCCCCGGCTTCCTGGAGATCGATCTCGGGCCGGGGTACGGGGCGGCCGACGGCTGGGGCGCGTACGGGGACCGCTCGTACAACCGGCCGCTCGGGCTGCCGACGGGCCGGCGCCAGTGGCAGTACGTGGACGACGTCGTCGACGTCGCGACGGGCGTGTGGAAGGGGCTGCCGCGCGCGGCGGACGGCACGTACAACCCGTCGGGGGTCATGGTCCGCGCGGACGGCGGCAGCGCGGCCCTCGCGAACGGCGGGGCGGCGGCCGGCATCGTCGGGATGAGCTTCCACCAGCCGTACCCCGGCTCGCCGTTGAAGGACTGGAGCCGGGTGCTGACCCAGGTCGAGGGACAGCACCCGGGCGGCAGCGCGGGCAATCCGGTCGCGACCCTCACGACCGACCAGGCCTGGTTCGACCGGGTGGTCGACTGGGAGTCGAACACGCCCGAGTACCGGGCCCTCCTCGCCGACCTCGGCTTCCTCGCCACCTCGCTGTCGTACTTCGCCGCGTACGACGTCCCCGTCCTGCTCCGGCCGTACCACGAGATGAACGGCGGCTGGTTCTGGTGGGGAGGCCGGACCCCGGCCAGCTACAAGAAGCTGTGGCGGATCACGTACGACTACCTCGTGAAGACGAAGGGCCTGCACAACCTGATCTTCGTCTGGTCGCCCAACGCCTGGCACCCGCTCGGCGACGACGTGCCGTGGAACTACTACCCGGGGGCGGACGTGGTCGACGTCGTCGGCGTCGACGACTACGACCCCCACTCCACCGCCTCGGACCTCACGCACACCTACTACACCGGGCTCGTCGACTACGCGAAGCCCCGGATACTCGCGGAGACCTGGAACATGCCGATCACGGCCTCGGGCAGCAACGCGCTGACCCGCAGCCCGTGGGTGATCTGGAACATCTGGGGCTCCGGCATGACCAGGACGGACATCAACAGCAACGCCGACGTCAAGGCGACGTACTACGCCTCCGGCCAGGTGTACACGGGCGGTTCGGGGACGGGCCTCGGCCAGAACTTCGACTGGGGCTCCGTCCACGCCCATTGA
- a CDS encoding thioredoxin family protein encodes MAKRVHQPREDAEFDFILRMSGVPVLAYFIGTWPKAVEPCRAMDLVVGGIADEYAGRLTVVRTDITRCPAATQRYGITGAPSCVLLEHGEAVAHGAGPLTTAEIHELLDGRL; translated from the coding sequence ATGGCGAAGCGGGTTCACCAGCCGCGGGAAGACGCGGAGTTCGACTTCATCCTGCGGATGAGCGGGGTACCGGTGCTCGCGTACTTCATCGGGACCTGGCCCAAGGCCGTCGAGCCGTGCCGGGCGATGGACCTCGTCGTGGGCGGCATCGCCGACGAGTACGCGGGGCGTCTGACCGTGGTCAGGACCGACATCACGCGCTGTCCGGCCGCCACCCAGCGGTACGGGATCACCGGAGCCCCCTCCTGCGTCCTGCTGGAGCACGGTGAGGCGGTGGCCCACGGCGCGGGCCCCCTGACCACGGCCGAGATCCACGAGCTCCTGGACGGCCGCCTCTAG
- a CDS encoding aromatic ring-hydroxylating oxygenase subunit alpha, with translation MTLSSTATADRIYATGLRNQWHPVVPSRFVAPGALRKVTALGEQWLLFRRADGALAMLADRCPHRGAPLSLGKHLGDRVACWYHGVEVGADGTVTSVPGLPGCNLEGKKLVTSLPVREVGGAILAWFGDEEHPEPAELTLPEPLTDPAVDAFLCYAEWDVPWRYAVENLLDPMHGAFLHHESHTMFAGDTTAKFRIRETDRGYFFEKTDQRGVNFDWVELCRTGVDWVDLSIPYPPSAGPGGPFGIVGMVRPVDEQRSGVFFWRYRRVEDWQRASWRFLYKTLIEKRHWEVLEQDRVMLEAMPADADQRENLYQHDLGVVRLRRLYRAEAEAQSTA, from the coding sequence ATGACGCTGTCGTCCACCGCCACCGCGGACCGCATCTACGCCACCGGGCTGCGCAACCAGTGGCACCCCGTCGTCCCCTCGCGCTTCGTCGCCCCCGGCGCCCTGCGCAAGGTGACCGCCCTCGGCGAGCAGTGGCTGCTCTTCCGCCGCGCCGACGGAGCCCTCGCCATGCTCGCCGACCGCTGCCCCCACCGCGGCGCGCCCCTGTCCCTGGGCAAGCACCTCGGCGACCGGGTGGCCTGCTGGTACCACGGCGTCGAGGTCGGCGCCGACGGCACCGTGACCTCGGTGCCCGGTCTGCCCGGCTGCAACCTGGAGGGAAAGAAGCTGGTCACCTCGCTGCCCGTACGCGAGGTCGGCGGCGCGATCCTCGCCTGGTTCGGCGACGAGGAACATCCCGAACCCGCCGAACTGACCCTCCCCGAGCCGCTGACGGACCCCGCGGTCGACGCGTTCCTCTGCTACGCCGAGTGGGACGTCCCCTGGCGGTACGCCGTCGAGAACCTGCTCGACCCCATGCACGGAGCCTTCCTCCACCACGAGTCCCACACCATGTTCGCCGGCGACACGACCGCCAAGTTCCGCATCCGGGAGACCGACCGCGGCTACTTCTTCGAGAAGACCGACCAGCGCGGCGTCAACTTCGACTGGGTCGAGCTGTGCCGCACCGGCGTCGACTGGGTCGACCTGTCCATCCCGTACCCGCCGTCCGCCGGCCCCGGCGGGCCGTTCGGGATCGTGGGCATGGTCCGTCCCGTCGACGAGCAGCGCTCCGGCGTCTTCTTCTGGCGCTACCGCCGGGTCGAGGACTGGCAGCGGGCCTCCTGGCGCTTCCTGTACAAGACGCTGATCGAGAAGCGCCACTGGGAGGTCCTGGAGCAGGACCGGGTGATGCTGGAGGCCATGCCCGCCGACGCCGACCAGCGGGAGAACCTCTACCAGCACGACCTGGGAGTGGTACGGCTCCGCCGGCTGTACCGCGCGGAGGCCGAGGCGCAGTCCACGGCCTGA
- a CDS encoding PP2C family protein-serine/threonine phosphatase, producing the protein MNFPLPDTAEALKGMIGREISSLRAAVRRTSERPPGGPGGTALASPLQSLSVLPPKAETDGVSPCLCSTHDPDGSGVCSVLPAIPASAVLLEPVKDEAGVVLDFRIVAGNRVRSADWLEAPDRQVGQRFLEARPGAVHSGLLGALTEVADSGRPLDGRVVDYTEQRLGRIHRAPLLYSAARCGEQVLATWRPVGSPADVLTIDAQYLASMGWGNWDLLSGTVTWSEGLTRIFHADVRMPWSLEQLCDALLADDLTAFSEFLSSVLAGEEPAWTRIRFLVLGEVRTLDLLGRPVAGTDGRPWAINLVARDLTPQIRSRRRLAETERESDRLRRQTEAERHVADALREALLPTYSEALAAVGLTVAASYRPAEPDSAVGGDWYKCRLLPDGRVLVAIGDASGHGLDAVARMAQQRHALAGLAQTGASAGEITTWLNELVCSDPAGQTATVVAGHIDRDKTLHWACAGHPAPLLLRDGGAEPLGAEVRGPLLGALPGYAYETTSTPLHPGDLLVLYTDGMVERRGEDLTVGIDRLREAVTSSSTREPQELIDALVADSELAGHGDDACVLAIRVD; encoded by the coding sequence ATGAACTTTCCCCTGCCCGACACCGCCGAGGCCCTCAAGGGCATGATCGGCCGCGAGATCTCCTCCTTGCGCGCCGCGGTGCGCCGCACCTCGGAGCGTCCACCCGGAGGCCCGGGGGGCACGGCCCTGGCGTCGCCGTTGCAGTCCCTGTCCGTCCTGCCGCCCAAGGCGGAGACGGACGGGGTCTCGCCGTGTCTGTGCAGCACGCACGACCCGGACGGCAGCGGAGTGTGCTCGGTGCTCCCGGCGATCCCGGCCTCCGCCGTGCTCCTGGAGCCGGTGAAGGACGAGGCGGGGGTCGTCCTGGACTTCCGGATCGTGGCCGGCAATCGCGTGCGGTCGGCGGACTGGCTCGAGGCCCCGGACCGGCAGGTCGGCCAGCGGTTCCTGGAGGCGCGGCCGGGCGCCGTGCACTCGGGGCTGCTGGGAGCCCTGACCGAGGTGGCGGACTCCGGCAGGCCCCTGGACGGGCGCGTGGTCGACTACACGGAGCAGCGCCTCGGGCGGATCCACCGCGCCCCCCTGCTGTACTCCGCGGCCCGGTGCGGTGAGCAGGTCCTGGCGACCTGGCGGCCCGTGGGGAGCCCGGCGGACGTGCTCACCATCGACGCGCAGTACCTGGCGTCCATGGGGTGGGGGAACTGGGACCTGCTGTCGGGGACGGTGACCTGGTCGGAGGGGCTCACCAGGATCTTCCACGCGGACGTGCGCATGCCGTGGTCGCTGGAGCAGCTGTGCGACGCGCTGCTCGCGGACGATCTGACGGCGTTCTCCGAGTTCCTCTCCTCGGTCCTCGCGGGCGAGGAGCCCGCCTGGACCCGCATCCGTTTCCTCGTGCTCGGCGAGGTCCGCACGCTCGACCTGCTGGGACGGCCGGTGGCGGGCACGGACGGCAGGCCGTGGGCGATCAACCTGGTGGCCCGCGACCTCACGCCGCAGATCCGCAGCCGTCGGAGGCTGGCCGAGACGGAGCGGGAGTCGGACCGGCTGCGCCGGCAGACCGAGGCCGAACGTCATGTCGCGGACGCCCTGCGCGAGGCGCTCCTTCCCACGTACTCGGAGGCGCTCGCGGCCGTCGGCCTGACGGTGGCGGCGTCCTACCGGCCCGCCGAACCGGACTCGGCGGTGGGCGGCGACTGGTACAAGTGCCGCCTGCTGCCGGACGGCCGGGTGCTGGTGGCGATCGGCGACGCGTCGGGGCACGGCCTGGACGCCGTCGCCCGGATGGCCCAGCAGCGGCACGCCCTGGCCGGTCTTGCGCAGACGGGGGCGTCCGCCGGCGAGATCACCACCTGGCTGAACGAGCTGGTGTGCAGCGATCCGGCGGGGCAGACGGCCACCGTCGTGGCCGGGCACATCGACCGGGACAAGACCCTGCACTGGGCCTGCGCCGGCCACCCCGCCCCGCTGCTGCTGCGGGACGGCGGCGCGGAGCCGCTCGGTGCCGAGGTCCGCGGCCCGCTGCTCGGCGCCCTGCCGGGATACGCGTACGAGACGACGTCGACCCCGCTCCACCCGGGCGATCTGCTGGTGCTGTACACCGACGGCATGGTCGAGCGCCGGGGCGAGGACCTGACCGTGGGCATCGACCGGCTGAGGGAAGCGGTGACGTCCTCGTCCACCCGCGAACCGCAGGAGCTGATCGACGCGCTGGTCGCCGACTCCGAGCTCGCGGGTCACGGGGACGACGCGTGCGTACTGGCGATCCGGGTGGACTGA
- a CDS encoding alpha/beta hydrolase: MRSTRIAPLVAFSAVAALVPALTPAVASAAAPTPLRTVAADPLKRYTQQTPRWQRCDAEAPADFQCATLKVPLDYSKPGGRTLDVAVSRIKATDPEKRRGVLLLNPGGPGGPGLDMPLYMTSELPAEVKERYDLIGFDPRGIGQSSPVSCGLNDDERNWQRPYKAATFEKDVRWARTVADKCRTRNGDVLRHLTTRNTARDMDVVRAALGEKKISYLGYSYGTYLGAVYTQMFPKRADRFVLDSAVDPQRIWRGMIQMWAEGAEPAFKRWTEWTAERHTTYGLGDTPAKVGKTYWDLVARADRDPIDFQGTPLTGDDIRAGRAMFFDVKGAAEAIAELKKAAEGTTVPAPSRQSTQTRPVPTSFARAVPSDNSDAAFWSVVCADTRAWPRDPEQYRRDAIRDKARYPLYGDFASNIMPCAFWKNGAEPATKVNNSVGALILQNEWDSQTPLPSGQGLRRAMKGARMVTVLGGQGHGIYGSKSCADKTATAYLTTGRLPASDVTCTATPAQAQNRLDLPVPAPRGLPVPQDRF, from the coding sequence GTGCGAAGCACACGCATAGCGCCCCTCGTGGCCTTCAGCGCGGTCGCGGCCCTCGTGCCCGCCCTCACGCCCGCCGTAGCGTCCGCCGCCGCCCCGACCCCCTTACGGACGGTCGCCGCCGACCCCCTGAAGCGGTACACCCAGCAGACACCCCGGTGGCAGCGCTGCGACGCCGAGGCACCGGCCGACTTCCAGTGCGCGACCCTCAAGGTGCCGCTCGACTACAGCAAGCCGGGCGGCAGGACCCTCGACGTCGCCGTCTCCCGGATCAAGGCGACCGACCCCGAGAAGCGGCGCGGAGTCCTGCTGCTCAACCCCGGCGGACCCGGCGGCCCGGGCCTCGACATGCCCCTCTACATGACCTCCGAACTGCCGGCCGAGGTGAAGGAGCGGTACGACCTCATCGGCTTCGACCCCCGGGGCATCGGCCAGAGCTCGCCCGTGAGCTGCGGCCTCAACGACGACGAGCGGAACTGGCAGCGCCCGTACAAGGCCGCGACGTTCGAGAAGGACGTCCGCTGGGCCCGGACCGTGGCCGACAAGTGCCGGACGAGGAACGGCGACGTGCTGCGCCACCTCACCACCCGCAACACCGCCCGCGACATGGACGTCGTCCGTGCCGCGCTCGGCGAGAAGAAGATCTCCTACCTGGGGTACTCCTACGGCACGTATCTGGGCGCCGTCTACACGCAGATGTTCCCGAAGCGGGCCGACCGCTTCGTGCTGGACAGCGCGGTCGACCCGCAGCGGATCTGGCGCGGCATGATCCAGATGTGGGCGGAGGGCGCGGAGCCCGCGTTCAAGCGCTGGACCGAGTGGACCGCCGAGCGGCACACCACGTACGGACTCGGCGACACCCCCGCGAAGGTCGGCAAGACCTACTGGGACCTGGTCGCCCGGGCGGACCGCGACCCGATCGACTTCCAGGGCACGCCCCTCACCGGCGACGACATCCGAGCCGGCCGGGCCATGTTCTTCGACGTGAAGGGCGCCGCCGAGGCGATCGCCGAGCTCAAGAAGGCCGCCGAGGGGACCACGGTCCCGGCGCCGTCCAGGCAGAGCACGCAGACCCGCCCCGTCCCTACGTCGTTCGCCCGCGCCGTCCCCTCGGACAACTCCGACGCGGCCTTCTGGTCCGTGGTGTGCGCGGACACCCGCGCATGGCCGCGCGACCCGGAGCAGTACCGCCGCGACGCGATCCGCGACAAGGCGAGGTACCCGCTGTACGGCGACTTCGCGTCGAACATCATGCCGTGCGCGTTCTGGAAGAACGGTGCCGAGCCGGCCACCAAGGTGAACAACTCCGTCGGAGCGCTCATCCTCCAGAACGAGTGGGACTCCCAGACGCCGCTGCCCAGCGGGCAGGGGCTGCGCCGGGCGATGAAGGGGGCCAGGATGGTCACCGTCCTCGGCGGCCAGGGCCACGGCATCTACGGTTCCAAGTCCTGCGCCGACAAGACGGCCACCGCCTATCTGACGACGGGCAGGCTGCCGGCCTCGGACGTGACCTGCACGGCCACCCCGGCCCAGGCGCAGAACCGGCTCGACCTGCCGGTGCCGGCGCCCCGGGGCCTGCCGGTGCCGCAGGACCGGTTCTGA
- a CDS encoding serine/threonine-protein kinase, whose protein sequence is MAEVADTGLALDVVTVVAPALLLRAATSPLLVRAQQAVRRQALAEPGTPPRRLPGAVVGELVLAVAGGVVLWLLPRYGVLGALADYNVLGRPVLLHNGVLLSGQYGYSLAVSWILYVLMVVLAAVMWPVLWFRTHRTLVATGVPGESWTATPAGRRRVGGLVAVRVVLGLLLPTGLALAALACQAVAYGVSRRYRHGAEVPGAGARVPVGRTPAGGRSGGQSPADRRSGGQAPADRRSGGESPAVQAPGARNPLGAVPPDAPTVGPAPAHPATYVPTQATPAAGALASVPHRPLLPGEPPRIGEYQLLGRIGAGGMGTVYLARREGAATQVALKTINPELMDNVDLLRRFQRESEVLSLVSGAYTARVLDSGVAAGRPYLAMELLDGRPLDVHLGEQGPIRTPEALRALALALAVALSGVHRLGLVHRDLKPANIMLTTAGPRLLDFGIADLVDGTRLTRTGAGPGTLTYMAPEQFGEERVGPAADVWAWACCVVCAAHGTSPFAATSTGAVIRRIVDTGPEPTALAAVRALDPELAAAVDRALTVDPAGRPADGAGLVELLTTRGTGHHEPTLVDDVREEITRGWRTLAL, encoded by the coding sequence ATGGCGGAGGTTGCCGACACGGGACTGGCGCTGGACGTGGTGACGGTGGTCGCACCGGCACTGCTGCTGAGGGCGGCGACGTCGCCCCTGCTGGTCAGGGCCCAGCAGGCCGTACGACGGCAGGCGCTCGCGGAACCGGGCACGCCGCCGCGGAGGCTTCCCGGCGCGGTGGTCGGGGAGCTGGTCCTGGCCGTGGCCGGCGGGGTCGTCCTGTGGCTCCTGCCCCGGTACGGGGTACTCGGGGCACTTGCCGACTACAACGTGCTGGGGCGTCCCGTCCTCCTGCACAACGGGGTTCTGCTGTCGGGCCAGTACGGGTACTCCCTCGCGGTCTCGTGGATCCTCTACGTCCTCATGGTCGTCCTGGCGGCGGTGATGTGGCCGGTGCTGTGGTTCCGGACGCACCGCACCCTGGTGGCCACCGGAGTGCCGGGGGAGTCGTGGACGGCGACCCCCGCGGGACGCCGCAGGGTGGGCGGCCTCGTGGCCGTGCGCGTCGTGCTGGGACTCCTCCTCCCGACGGGTCTCGCCCTGGCGGCCTTGGCGTGCCAGGCCGTGGCGTACGGGGTGAGCCGCCGGTACCGGCACGGGGCCGAGGTCCCGGGCGCCGGTGCTCGGGTCCCGGTCGGCCGGACACCGGCGGGCGGGCGATCCGGCGGCCAGTCCCCGGCGGACCGGCGATCGGGCGGCCAGGCACCCGCGGACCGGCGCTCCGGTGGCGAGAGCCCCGCCGTCCAGGCCCCCGGTGCGCGCAATCCCCTCGGTGCCGTCCCGCCGGACGCGCCGACCGTGGGCCCTGCGCCCGCCCACCCCGCCACCTACGTGCCCACGCAGGCCACCCCCGCCGCCGGCGCCCTGGCGAGCGTCCCGCACCGGCCCCTGCTCCCCGGCGAGCCGCCCCGGATCGGCGAGTACCAGCTGCTCGGCCGGATCGGCGCCGGCGGGATGGGCACGGTCTACCTCGCCCGGCGAGAAGGCGCCGCGACCCAGGTCGCGCTCAAGACCATCAACCCCGAACTCATGGACAACGTAGATCTGTTGCGCCGCTTCCAGCGGGAGTCCGAGGTGCTGTCCCTGGTCTCCGGGGCGTACACCGCCCGCGTCCTCGACTCGGGTGTCGCCGCCGGACGGCCGTACCTCGCGATGGAGCTGCTGGACGGCCGCCCCCTCGACGTCCACCTGGGGGAGCAGGGGCCGATCCGCACCCCCGAGGCGCTGCGGGCCCTGGCGCTCGCCCTCGCCGTGGCGCTGTCCGGGGTCCACCGTCTCGGTCTGGTCCACCGTGACCTCAAGCCCGCCAACATCATGCTGACCACGGCCGGCCCGCGGCTGCTCGACTTCGGCATCGCCGACCTGGTCGACGGCACGAGGCTGACCCGTACCGGCGCCGGACCGGGAACCCTGACGTACATGGCTCCGGAGCAGTTCGGCGAGGAGCGCGTCGGTCCCGCCGCCGACGTGTGGGCGTGGGCCTGCTGCGTGGTCTGCGCGGCGCACGGCACCAGCCCGTTCGCGGCGACCAGCACGGGCGCGGTGATCCGCCGCATCGTGGACACGGGCCCCGAGCCGACCGCCCTGGCCGCGGTGCGGGCCCTCGATCCGGAGCTGGCGGCCGCCGTCGATCGGGCGCTGACGGTCGACCCGGCGGGCCGGCCGGCGGACGGCGCGGGGCTGGTGGAGCTGCTCACCACGCGGGGGACCGGGCACCACGAGCCGACCCTGGTGGACGACGTCCGCGAGGAGATCACCCGGGGCTGGCGCACTCTCGCCCTCTGA